A single Candidatus Eisenbacteria bacterium DNA region contains:
- a CDS encoding OmpA family protein — protein MRKTWMLAVLALLAIGATAAYADDLTGRIGLGLGGGIYGLTGGRDSVQNGVPEASNAKMGLQVMPVSLKWGIWRYTTLEFARFHYGFNKSKLEGEDNFRTTVRPLTANLLFPISPGSQLTPYLVAGGGVLFWTNTQKDSLDQRTTATGVVGSSLGRKLENTDPLWNLGLGLEYFLGGDTEAERHKSLDARFTYGTFHNELTNVGLHDNNNKLWMLTLGMNWYSKKAAPPPPPPPPPAPEPTPAPAPPPPPPAPEPVKEEPAPAGPCIKEGALEGVYFDFDKSVVKPEFNPTLNDLADKLVKECPNAELELDGHTDGKGSAAYNMKLGQRRADAVKKYLTEHGVDASRLSTKSFGESKPVAPNMVDGKDSPENRAKNRRVELAVTKQ, from the coding sequence ATGAGGAAGACCTGGATGTTGGCCGTGCTGGCCCTCCTCGCCATCGGGGCGACCGCGGCGTACGCGGACGACCTGACCGGGCGAATCGGGCTCGGTCTCGGCGGGGGAATCTACGGGTTGACGGGCGGCCGCGACTCCGTGCAGAACGGGGTGCCGGAAGCCTCCAACGCGAAGATGGGCCTGCAGGTCATGCCCGTCAGCCTGAAGTGGGGCATCTGGCGCTACACCACGCTGGAATTCGCCCGCTTCCACTACGGTTTCAACAAGAGCAAGCTGGAGGGCGAAGACAACTTCCGCACCACCGTCCGCCCGCTGACCGCCAACCTGCTCTTCCCGATCTCGCCCGGCAGCCAACTCACCCCCTACCTCGTGGCGGGGGGCGGCGTGCTGTTCTGGACCAACACCCAGAAGGACAGCCTGGACCAGCGCACCACCGCCACCGGCGTGGTGGGCAGCTCGTTGGGCCGCAAGCTCGAGAACACCGACCCCCTGTGGAACCTGGGGCTTGGCCTCGAGTACTTCCTGGGTGGCGACACCGAGGCCGAGCGCCACAAGTCGCTGGACGCCCGCTTCACCTACGGCACGTTCCACAACGAACTGACCAACGTCGGCCTCCACGACAACAACAACAAGCTGTGGATGCTCACGCTGGGCATGAACTGGTACTCGAAGAAGGCCGCCCCGCCACCGCCGCCGCCGCCGCCGCCGGCTCCCGAGCCGACTCCCGCTCCGGCTCCGCCGCCGCCGCCGCCCGCGCCCGAGCCGGTGAAGGAAGAGCCTGCTCCGGCGGGCCCGTGCATCAAGGAAGGCGCGCTGGAAGGCGTGTACTTCGACTTCGACAAGTCGGTCGTGAAGCCGGAGTTCAACCCGACGCTCAATGACCTCGCCGACAAGCTGGTCAAGGAGTGCCCCAACGCCGAGCTGGAGCTGGACGGGCACACCGACGGCAAGGGCAGCGCCGCGTACAACATGAAGCTCGGCCAGCGCCGCGCCGACGCGGTCAAGAAGTACCTCACCGAGCACGGCGTGGACGCCTCGCGCCTGAGCACCAAGAGCTTTGGCGAGTCCAAGCCGGTCGCCCCGAACATGGTGGACGGCAAGGACAGCCCCGAGAACCGCGCCAAGAACCGCCGCGTGGAGCTCGCGGTCACCAAGCAGTAG
- a CDS encoding thymidine kinase, which translates to MFSGKTEELIRRLRRAQIARQKVEIFKPALDDRFAADQLVSHGEQRIPSRVVRNAREILEYSGEAQVIGIDEVQFLGMDVVPVVQQLAAQGKRVICAGLDQDYRGRPFEPVPQLLAIAEYITKTLAICVVCGGPANRTQRVSGGKERIQVGAGGMYEARCRNCYEPPAEP; encoded by the coding sequence ATGTTCAGCGGCAAGACCGAGGAGCTGATCCGGCGCCTGCGCCGCGCGCAGATCGCGCGGCAGAAGGTGGAGATCTTCAAGCCCGCGCTGGACGACCGTTTCGCCGCCGACCAGCTGGTCTCCCACGGGGAGCAGCGCATCCCCTCGCGCGTGGTGCGCAACGCGCGCGAAATCCTCGAGTACTCCGGCGAGGCCCAGGTGATCGGCATTGACGAGGTGCAGTTCCTGGGAATGGACGTGGTGCCCGTGGTGCAGCAGCTCGCGGCGCAGGGCAAGCGCGTCATCTGTGCCGGCCTGGACCAGGACTACCGCGGCCGGCCCTTCGAGCCGGTGCCCCAGCTCCTGGCGATCGCCGAGTACATCACCAAGACGCTGGCGATCTGCGTGGTGTGCGGCGGCCCCGCCAACCGCACCCAGCGCGTGAGCGGCGGCAAGGAGCGCATCCAGGTCGGCGCCGGTGGCATGTACGAGGCCCGCTGCCGCAACTGCTACGAGCCCCCGGCCGAACCGTAG
- a CDS encoding BMP family ABC transporter substrate-binding protein, with protein sequence MNARPACIGDLPVKLARAARWFLPLLVLLPLACSPRKTADQGAAPPGGPRVGLVFDVGGRGDQSFNDSAYRGLQRAAKELDADISNLIEPSEGSDRESALRTLAAKNLDIIFGIGFIFTDDLNRLAADYPKQKFACVDYALKEGGQVPANVQALKFREEEGSFLVGALAALLSKPHKLGFVGGMDIALIHKFAAGFRAGAAYADPSVKVSVKYAGVTGDAFKNPTKGKELALGMYAEGADIIFHASGSTGQGVFEAAKEQKKLAIGVDSDQWRPEYDGVVLTSMIKNVDESVFQSVKTAHDGTWKGGVVELGLKEGGVNYVYDAHNRALIPDPVRDQVERIRQKIVAGEIRVPKQ encoded by the coding sequence ATGAACGCCCGGCCTGCGTGCATAGGAGATCTCCCCGTGAAACTGGCCCGCGCCGCCCGCTGGTTCCTGCCGTTGCTCGTGCTGCTCCCGCTCGCCTGCTCGCCGAGGAAGACCGCGGACCAGGGCGCCGCCCCGCCCGGCGGCCCCCGCGTGGGCCTGGTGTTCGACGTCGGCGGCCGCGGCGACCAGTCCTTCAACGACTCCGCCTACCGCGGCCTGCAGCGCGCCGCGAAGGAACTGGATGCCGACATCTCCAACCTCATCGAGCCCAGCGAGGGCAGCGACCGCGAGTCGGCCCTGCGCACGCTGGCAGCCAAGAACCTGGACATCATCTTCGGCATCGGCTTCATCTTCACCGACGACCTCAACCGCCTGGCCGCCGACTACCCGAAGCAGAAGTTCGCGTGCGTGGACTACGCGCTGAAGGAGGGCGGGCAGGTGCCGGCCAACGTCCAGGCGCTCAAGTTCCGCGAGGAGGAGGGCTCGTTCCTGGTGGGCGCGCTGGCGGCGCTGCTCTCCAAGCCCCACAAACTGGGGTTCGTGGGCGGCATGGACATCGCCCTGATCCACAAGTTCGCCGCCGGGTTCCGGGCGGGTGCTGCGTACGCCGACCCGAGCGTGAAGGTGTCGGTGAAGTACGCCGGCGTGACCGGGGACGCCTTCAAGAACCCCACCAAGGGCAAGGAGCTGGCGCTGGGCATGTACGCCGAAGGCGCCGACATCATTTTCCACGCCTCCGGATCCACGGGGCAGGGCGTGTTCGAGGCGGCCAAGGAGCAGAAGAAGCTCGCCATCGGCGTCGACTCCGACCAGTGGCGCCCCGAGTACGACGGCGTGGTGCTGACCTCGATGATCAAGAACGTGGACGAGTCGGTGTTCCAATCGGTGAAGACCGCCCACGACGGGACGTGGAAGGGCGGGGTCGTGGAACTGGGCCTCAAGGAGGGCGGGGTGAACTACGTCTACGACGCCCACAACCGCGCCCTGATCCCGGACCCGGTGCGCGACCAGGTGGAGCGCATCCGGCAGAAGATCGTGGCGGGCGAGATCCGGGTTCCGAAGCAGTAG
- the add gene encoding adenosine deaminase, with translation MPKAKTRRRAAPAPALTPALIKKLPKTDLHVHLDGCVRIPTMLDLAKERRVRLPSQNPVKLRNFMRADRGVKDLTEYIRKFDVTLSVMQDRPAITRIAYELAEDAARENVRYMEVRYSPILHVKRGMKLPEIVDAVIDGLRRAERDFGIRTGLIICGIRHILPKWSLELAELTVAYKNRGVVAFDLAGAEKDFPAKAHKAAFQKILKHNINSTVHAGEAFGPASIAQAIHHCGAHRIGHGTMLKEDLDLLNYVNDHRIPLEICLSSNVQTHAVADMRHHPFKFYYDYGLRVTLNTDNRLMSNTTVTRELSLAVKTFHLGPADLRNIIINGFKCAFLPLHEKVEMLRQAIIDMDEILAEGTDFIPGKEYL, from the coding sequence ATGCCGAAAGCCAAGACCAGACGGCGCGCCGCGCCGGCCCCGGCCCTCACCCCGGCGCTCATCAAGAAGCTCCCGAAGACCGATCTCCACGTCCACCTCGACGGCTGTGTCCGCATCCCCACGATGCTCGACCTCGCGAAGGAGCGGCGCGTCCGGCTCCCCAGCCAGAACCCGGTGAAGTTGCGCAACTTCATGCGCGCCGACCGGGGGGTCAAGGACCTCACCGAGTACATCCGCAAGTTTGACGTGACGCTGAGCGTGATGCAGGACCGCCCCGCCATCACGCGCATCGCCTACGAGCTGGCGGAGGACGCCGCGCGGGAGAACGTGCGCTACATGGAGGTGCGCTACTCGCCCATCCTGCACGTGAAGCGCGGCATGAAGCTGCCCGAGATCGTGGACGCGGTGATTGACGGGCTGCGGCGCGCGGAGCGCGACTTCGGGATCCGCACCGGGCTGATCATCTGCGGCATCCGCCACATCCTGCCCAAGTGGTCGCTGGAGCTGGCGGAGCTCACGGTGGCCTACAAGAACCGCGGCGTGGTGGCCTTCGACCTGGCGGGCGCGGAGAAGGACTTCCCGGCCAAGGCGCACAAGGCGGCGTTCCAGAAGATCCTCAAGCACAACATCAACAGCACCGTGCACGCGGGGGAGGCCTTCGGGCCGGCCAGCATCGCCCAGGCCATCCACCATTGCGGCGCGCACCGGATCGGGCACGGCACGATGCTCAAGGAGGACCTGGACCTCCTCAACTACGTGAACGACCACCGGATCCCGCTGGAGATCTGCCTGAGCAGCAACGTCCAGACGCACGCCGTGGCGGACATGCGGCACCACCCGTTCAAGTTCTACTACGACTACGGCCTGCGCGTGACGCTCAACACCGACAACCGGCTGATGTCGAACACCACCGTGACCCGCGAGCTCTCGCTTGCGGTGAAGACCTTCCACCTGGGCCCCGCCGACCTGCGCAACATCATCATCAATGGCTTCAAGTGCGCGTTCCTGCCGCTCCACGAAAAGGTGGAGATGCTCCGCCAGGCGATCATCGACATGGACGAGATCCTGGCGGAAGGCACCGACTTCATCCCGGGCAAGGAGTACCTGTGA
- a CDS encoding TolC family protein translates to MRYRRFPWRSGGDRGASALAVRRAAAGFLLLCAVLPPTAARALDLPGLLAEVQSQNPMLVARRAMAQAAGERVSRAGAWDNPMLEFGAVNVPSNGRFDMEPMTMTMVGLAQKFPLFGSRGLARQAARDAASAAVSAAEFSRFEALGMAWESYADAFYAGELARTAGHHRGAMNQLLESARARVASGTGRLDDALRAEAEGARVLVNLSDFEAERHSAWARLQALRGVGPEGEVDTLVPFAEAAVPTDPSVWLAAVSPGHPRLRELDATVSRYRNEARSARRMVWPDIELRGSYSWRRTLEDGTRQDNMFSATAAIMLPLFASRRELAEAREMDAMARAGSAERLGSELELRQQVSVACSEARAARRNVRLLADTVLVVQRRALEASWASYRAGATDLWRVFEASHELYNEEIALIRARQALARAEARLVALTGRVDLFGVVLPPVKE, encoded by the coding sequence ATGAGATACCGGCGATTCCCGTGGCGCTCCGGGGGTGATCGGGGCGCATCCGCTCTCGCGGTGCGCCGCGCCGCCGCCGGTTTCCTGCTGCTGTGCGCCGTGCTGCCGCCGACCGCCGCCCGGGCGCTCGACCTCCCCGGCCTGCTGGCCGAGGTCCAGTCGCAGAACCCCATGTTGGTCGCGCGCCGGGCCATGGCCCAGGCTGCCGGCGAGCGCGTGTCGCGCGCCGGCGCCTGGGACAACCCCATGCTGGAGTTCGGCGCGGTGAATGTTCCGAGCAACGGCCGCTTCGACATGGAGCCGATGACCATGACCATGGTGGGGCTGGCGCAGAAGTTCCCGCTCTTCGGCAGCCGGGGCCTCGCCCGGCAGGCGGCGCGGGACGCCGCGAGCGCGGCGGTCTCCGCCGCGGAGTTCTCGCGCTTCGAGGCGCTGGGCATGGCCTGGGAGAGCTACGCGGACGCCTTCTACGCCGGCGAGCTGGCCCGCACCGCCGGGCACCACCGCGGGGCGATGAACCAGTTGCTCGAGTCGGCCCGCGCGCGCGTGGCTTCCGGCACCGGGCGGCTGGACGATGCGTTGCGGGCCGAGGCGGAGGGGGCTCGCGTGCTGGTCAACCTGAGCGATTTCGAGGCCGAACGGCACTCGGCCTGGGCGCGCCTGCAGGCGTTGCGCGGCGTCGGCCCGGAGGGCGAGGTGGACACCCTGGTGCCCTTCGCCGAGGCGGCCGTGCCGACAGACCCCTCGGTGTGGCTCGCTGCGGTTTCGCCGGGCCACCCGCGCCTGCGGGAGCTGGACGCCACCGTGTCGCGCTACCGCAACGAGGCCCGCTCGGCGAGGCGGATGGTCTGGCCGGACATCGAGCTGCGAGGCAGCTACAGCTGGCGTCGGACCCTGGAGGACGGCACGCGGCAGGACAACATGTTCAGCGCCACCGCGGCGATCATGCTGCCGCTGTTCGCCTCGAGGCGGGAGCTCGCGGAGGCGAGGGAGATGGACGCCATGGCCCGCGCCGGCAGCGCCGAGCGCCTGGGGTCGGAACTGGAGCTTCGGCAGCAGGTTTCGGTCGCCTGCTCCGAGGCTCGCGCCGCCCGGCGCAATGTGCGGCTGCTCGCCGACACCGTACTGGTGGTCCAGCGTCGGGCGCTGGAGGCGTCCTGGGCCTCCTATCGGGCGGGTGCGACGGACCTGTGGCGGGTGTTCGAGGCCAGTCACGAGCTGTACAACGAGGAGATCGCCCTGATCCGGGCCCGGCAGGCGCTCGCGCGCGCCGAGGCGCGCCTGGTGGCGCTGACCGGAAGAGTGGACTTGTTCGGGGTGGTCCTGCCGCCCGTGAAGGAGTGA
- a CDS encoding prolyl oligopeptidase family serine peptidase gives MRTLDVCPLLLLVCLLLPSRALAAPPDTVFVARAARIGAQAYPYRVYVPPGFDAAKRWPVVLFLHGSGERGSDGERQVKIGLGPAIRRNPGRFPLLAVFPQAPDDSSWLGEPGRAALAALDSAMAEFSGDPARVYLTGLSMGGYGCWHLAWEDTTRWAAVVSVCGGLVPPDDKHSVRLAPELMAADDPYAAVAARVAALPAWLFHGARDPIIPVGESRRIVAALQARAADVKYTEYAAAGHDCWDRAFGEEDLWTWLLGKRREAAK, from the coding sequence GTGAGGACCCTGGATGTCTGCCCCCTGTTGTTGCTGGTGTGCCTGCTGCTGCCCTCGCGCGCGCTGGCCGCGCCGCCGGACACTGTCTTCGTGGCTCGCGCGGCCCGGATCGGAGCCCAGGCCTACCCCTACCGCGTGTACGTGCCGCCGGGATTCGACGCCGCGAAACGCTGGCCGGTGGTACTGTTCCTGCACGGCTCCGGCGAGCGCGGCAGCGACGGTGAACGGCAGGTGAAGATCGGGCTGGGGCCGGCGATCCGGAGAAACCCGGGGCGCTTTCCGCTCCTCGCGGTATTCCCGCAGGCCCCTGACGACAGTTCGTGGCTGGGCGAGCCGGGCCGCGCGGCCCTGGCGGCACTCGACAGCGCGATGGCGGAGTTCTCAGGCGATCCCGCGCGCGTGTACCTCACCGGGCTCTCCATGGGCGGCTACGGGTGCTGGCACCTCGCCTGGGAGGACACCACCCGGTGGGCGGCCGTGGTGAGTGTGTGCGGCGGCCTGGTGCCTCCCGACGACAAGCACTCGGTGCGCCTGGCGCCGGAACTGATGGCCGCCGACGATCCCTACGCGGCCGTGGCCGCGCGCGTCGCCGCGCTGCCGGCATGGCTGTTCCACGGGGCGCGGGACCCGATCATCCCCGTGGGCGAGTCGCGCCGCATCGTGGCGGCACTCCAGGCCCGGGCCGCGGACGTGAAGTACACGGAGTATGCCGCCGCGGGCCACGACTGCTGGGACCGGGCGTTCGGTGAGGAAGACCTGTGGACGTGGCTGCTGGGGAAACGGCGGGAGGCGGCGAAGTGA
- a CDS encoding metallopeptidase family protein, with product MNRRAFEQVVREALDSMPEEISEYLGEVVVVVEDRPSREQLEEQGIDDPMGLYGLYEGTPLIDRSVMESGTLPDRITIFQRPLELDFPDRRELIHEIQVTVAHEVAHLFGLDEDRLEELGLE from the coding sequence ATGAACCGGCGCGCATTCGAGCAGGTGGTGCGCGAGGCGCTGGATTCCATGCCCGAGGAGATTTCCGAGTACCTGGGCGAAGTCGTCGTGGTGGTGGAGGACCGCCCCAGCCGCGAGCAACTCGAGGAGCAGGGCATCGACGATCCCATGGGACTGTACGGTCTGTACGAGGGCACGCCGCTCATCGACCGCTCGGTGATGGAGAGCGGCACGCTGCCGGACCGCATCACCATCTTCCAGCGGCCGCTGGAACTGGACTTCCCCGACCGCCGCGAGCTGATCCACGAGATCCAGGTGACCGTGGCGCACGAGGTGGCGCACCTGTTCGGGCTCGACGAGGACCGCCTGGAGGAACTGGGGCTGGAGTAG
- a CDS encoding SRPBCC domain-containing protein has product MIPPPPVVVERDLEAPPGAVFAALTEPARLDRWFFTVHEVWPGPGGRYRIEWHSAGDAARNHSRYGAYLDFEPPHRLAFEWQGPQLECIPATRVSITLDELPGSRTHFLLVHDRWPEGWDELRGNHLEGWNFYADSLARYLAGAEDVRGKRFGQVVRS; this is encoded by the coding sequence ATGATCCCACCGCCGCCGGTCGTGGTGGAGCGGGACCTGGAAGCTCCGCCGGGAGCGGTGTTCGCCGCGCTCACCGAGCCCGCGCGGCTGGACCGCTGGTTCTTCACCGTGCACGAAGTGTGGCCCGGGCCGGGCGGGCGCTATCGCATCGAGTGGCATAGCGCCGGGGACGCCGCGCGAAATCACTCCCGATACGGCGCGTATCTCGATTTCGAACCGCCGCACCGGCTGGCCTTTGAATGGCAGGGCCCGCAGCTGGAGTGTATTCCCGCCACGCGCGTCAGCATCACCCTGGACGAACTCCCCGGAAGCCGCACCCACTTCCTGCTGGTGCACGACCGCTGGCCCGAGGGCTGGGACGAACTGCGCGGGAACCACCTCGAGGGCTGGAACTTCTACGCGGACAGTCTGGCGCGGTACCTGGCGGGGGCGGAGGATGTGAGGGGGAAGAGGTTCGGGCAGGTGGTGCGGAGCTAG
- a CDS encoding MBL fold metallo-hydrolase, with product MRLGSLEVHVLHESSFRLDGGQAFGVVPRAFWEPLAPPDERHRVRLGVHPLLVRSGPTWALVDTGIGERTDARFRDIYAIEDDAPVRGLIRAFGVEPGDIGLVVLSHLHFDHAGGATRRDGAGPLPAFPNARVVMDRGEWHDAHHPVEFTRGGYRGEDLECLEAAAEWVGPDEDAEPLPGVHFVRAPGHTAHHRGILLRSGGRAVFYPVDLLPLTPHVRLPWIAALDHHPLTVLETKRRFLARACAEGWWVCFAHHPGTATFGRIVARDGAWALQGPLKEEID from the coding sequence TTGCGACTGGGCAGCCTGGAAGTTCACGTGCTCCACGAAAGCTCATTCCGGCTGGACGGCGGCCAGGCGTTCGGCGTGGTGCCGCGCGCCTTCTGGGAGCCCCTGGCGCCGCCCGACGAGCGCCACCGGGTGCGCCTGGGCGTGCACCCGCTGCTGGTGCGCAGCGGCCCCACCTGGGCGCTGGTGGACACCGGGATCGGGGAGCGCACCGACGCCAGGTTCCGGGACATCTACGCCATCGAGGACGACGCCCCGGTGCGCGGCCTGATCCGCGCGTTCGGTGTGGAGCCCGGGGACATCGGCCTGGTGGTTCTCTCGCACCTGCACTTCGACCACGCCGGGGGCGCCACGCGGCGCGACGGGGCGGGGCCGCTGCCGGCGTTCCCCAACGCCCGCGTGGTGATGGACCGCGGCGAATGGCACGACGCGCACCACCCGGTGGAGTTCACCCGCGGCGGGTACCGGGGCGAGGACCTGGAATGCCTCGAGGCCGCGGCCGAGTGGGTGGGCCCGGACGAGGACGCCGAGCCGCTGCCGGGCGTGCACTTCGTCCGCGCGCCCGGGCACACCGCGCACCACCGCGGCATCCTGCTGCGCTCCGGGGGCCGGGCGGTGTTCTACCCGGTGGACCTGCTGCCGCTGACGCCGCACGTGCGCCTGCCGTGGATCGCGGCGCTGGATCATCACCCGCTCACCGTGCTCGAGACCAAGCGGCGCTTCCTCGCGCGCGCGTGCGCCGAAGGCTGGTGGGTTTGTTTCGCGCACCACCCCGGCACGGCGACATTCGGGAGAATCGTCGCGCGCGACGGGGCGTGGGCGCTGCAGGGCCCGCTGAAGGAGGAGATCGACTGA
- the udk gene encoding uridine kinase yields the protein MADGPGFDKKGILIGIAGGSGSGKTLVAQTIFEELGSDQVVILKQDFYYKDLSEIPMSERDVRNFDHPDAFDMDLLRSQVKSLLKGGSADVPVYDYKTHLRTTDVRRAGPHAIVVLEGILVLLDPELRSWMDIRCFIDTDADVRLLRRLKRDIVERGRDVESVLRQYELTVRPSHLQFVEPSKRYADVIIPEGGFNLVAIDLLKTKIRSILAGHRHPQEA from the coding sequence ATGGCCGACGGGCCGGGGTTCGACAAGAAGGGCATCCTCATCGGCATCGCCGGCGGATCGGGGTCGGGCAAGACCCTGGTGGCGCAGACCATCTTCGAGGAACTGGGCTCCGACCAGGTGGTGATCCTCAAGCAGGACTTCTACTACAAGGACCTCTCCGAGATCCCGATGAGCGAGCGCGACGTCCGCAACTTCGACCACCCCGACGCGTTCGACATGGACCTGCTGCGCAGCCAGGTGAAGTCCCTGCTCAAGGGCGGCTCCGCGGACGTTCCGGTGTACGACTACAAGACGCACCTGCGCACCACCGACGTGCGCCGGGCCGGCCCGCACGCCATCGTGGTGCTGGAGGGCATCCTGGTGCTGCTCGATCCCGAGCTGCGCTCGTGGATGGACATCCGCTGCTTCATCGACACCGACGCCGACGTGCGGCTGCTTCGCCGGCTCAAGCGCGACATCGTGGAGCGCGGGCGCGACGTGGAGTCCGTGCTGCGCCAGTACGAGCTCACCGTGCGGCCCAGTCACCTGCAGTTCGTGGAGCCCAGCAAGCGCTACGCCGACGTGATCATCCCCGAAGGCGGCTTCAACCTGGTGGCCATCGACCTTCTCAAGACCAAGATCCGCTCCATCCTGGCGGGTCACCGCCACCCGCAGGAGGCGTGA
- a CDS encoding BamA/TamA family outer membrane protein — MLPAWFACYALLATAGFAPPCHAEGPGTAAAVPAAPARPDSALDGYLAGLADSTHAFFKGDTLAFDSTGVDSLDRLYRAHPELAPEVPRGEYDDRRHGSENSPLLRVNRLDGLVTAARVQLGGTQKGPGALTVMAGRSFGLHEGRYALGWTRAFGDDKRALALHLSTYRSTDYLDALQVEPDPLMAGPRLRARGDELRFRREGWRARVLLRTGWLAAEAGYRDEQAHTLPYHDQFHDYCVTGVPADRAADPRTVRALGGALAVGGDPVVGMLKAGYEHAGFGGAFTFNRVRVDAARVLRLGRFGLLALQAEWSAADSGAPAQERSYAGGSNALQGYPAAALGGRQMYLGRATLLIGPDVLATAHIPHPAWLPLSLALFAETGAVPELAPGDGLSPRKPRGDAWASDVGVGLWWRPGLPDPAAYLKFSAALPVGPRADHKVRWTLSWNRLLDWF; from the coding sequence ATGCTTCCCGCCTGGTTCGCGTGCTATGCCCTGCTGGCGACGGCCGGCTTCGCGCCGCCATGCCACGCGGAAGGCCCCGGCACCGCTGCGGCCGTTCCCGCCGCGCCCGCGCGGCCCGACTCCGCCCTGGATGGCTACCTGGCCGGACTGGCCGATTCCACCCATGCGTTCTTCAAGGGCGATACCCTGGCCTTCGACAGCACCGGCGTGGACTCGCTGGACCGCCTGTACCGCGCGCACCCCGAGCTGGCGCCGGAGGTGCCGCGGGGCGAGTACGACGACCGTCGCCACGGCAGCGAGAACTCGCCGCTGCTGCGCGTGAACCGCCTCGACGGGCTGGTCACGGCCGCGCGGGTGCAGCTGGGCGGAACGCAGAAGGGCCCCGGCGCGCTGACCGTCATGGCGGGCCGCAGCTTCGGGCTGCACGAGGGCCGCTACGCCCTGGGCTGGACCCGTGCCTTCGGCGACGACAAGCGGGCGCTGGCGCTGCACCTCTCCACGTATCGCAGCACCGACTACCTGGATGCGCTGCAGGTGGAGCCCGACCCGCTGATGGCCGGCCCGCGGCTGCGCGCTCGCGGCGACGAGCTGCGCTTCCGCCGAGAGGGCTGGCGCGCCCGGGTGCTGCTGCGCACCGGCTGGCTGGCCGCAGAGGCCGGCTACCGCGACGAGCAGGCCCATACGCTGCCCTACCACGACCAGTTCCACGACTACTGTGTCACCGGCGTGCCCGCCGACCGCGCGGCGGACCCGCGCACCGTGCGCGCCCTGGGCGGAGCGCTGGCCGTGGGGGGCGACCCGGTGGTGGGGATGCTCAAGGCGGGCTACGAGCACGCGGGCTTCGGCGGCGCGTTCACCTTCAACCGCGTGCGCGTGGATGCCGCGCGCGTGCTGCGGCTGGGACGGTTCGGGCTGCTGGCGCTGCAGGCCGAATGGTCCGCGGCCGACAGCGGCGCCCCCGCGCAGGAGCGCTCGTACGCGGGCGGCTCCAATGCGCTGCAGGGCTACCCGGCCGCGGCACTCGGCGGGCGCCAGATGTACCTCGGCCGCGCCACGCTGCTGATCGGCCCCGACGTGCTGGCCACCGCGCACATCCCGCACCCCGCGTGGCTGCCGCTTTCGCTGGCGCTGTTTGCCGAGACCGGAGCGGTGCCCGAACTGGCGCCCGGCGACGGGCTCTCTCCCCGCAAGCCGCGCGGCGACGCGTGGGCCAGCGACGTGGGCGTGGGCCTGTGGTGGCGTCCGGGCCTGCCGGACCCCGCCGCGTACCTGAAGTTCTCCGCCGCGCTCCCGGTGGGCCCGCGCGCCGACCACAAGGTGCGCTGGACGCTGTCGTGGAACCGGCTGCTGGATTGGTTCTAG
- a CDS encoding nuclear transport factor 2 family protein, with product MTRFEGTAAEVWRVVRALNDSWTKSDGSGLTRYFHPRMTAIALGVRGRYVGQEDCVAAWKAFAGYVTVHSWEEMDPRVEVFGDTAVVTYEYEMSVTRRGQQETLRGRDMMTLVREDGRWWVVGDHFSGLPGG from the coding sequence ATGACACGCTTCGAGGGCACGGCAGCGGAAGTGTGGCGCGTGGTGCGCGCCCTCAACGACTCCTGGACCAAGTCCGACGGCTCCGGCCTCACGCGGTACTTCCACCCGCGCATGACCGCGATCGCGCTCGGCGTGCGCGGTCGCTACGTGGGGCAGGAGGACTGCGTGGCGGCATGGAAGGCGTTCGCCGGCTACGTCACGGTGCACAGCTGGGAGGAGATGGACCCGCGGGTCGAGGTGTTCGGGGACACCGCGGTGGTGACGTACGAGTATGAGATGTCCGTGACGCGGCGGGGGCAGCAGGAGACGCTGCGTGGTCGCGACATGATGACGCTGGTGCGCGAGGATGGGCGCTGGTGGGTGGTGGGGGATCATTTTTCGGGGTTGCCGGGAGGGTAG